CCCAACGACCCCGAAATGACCGCCATCCGCAAACAACACGCCCAGTTGGTGCGCTTCGGCAAAACCCTACGCCAGGACCCCATTGGCAAAAAGTTATGGCCCGACGTGCAGCCTCTGCGGCGATGAAAGAAAAGATCATCTATGCCTGTTTTCCGCTGACGTCTCCACGCTTCAGCCCCATCGTCACCACATCAATCTACGAATTAACCATAGCGGTCGTGAGCTCCCCGTCGAGGCCGCCAAATGGGACCGCTGGCAGCGAAGAGTGAGCAAATCCACACCCTCAGCAAAGATGTGCAGGCCCAACACACAATGTCCGACCGCGCCACCGCTTGAATACAAAGTTAAGAACAAGAACGCGCCTTCCTTCAAGGAATGCGCCAGGGCCAGCGCTTCAGCCGCCACATCACCACCCTTGGTCACTTCAGACCAAACCGAAGATAACGTAGCGCCTGGACTTTCTGTTCACCCGTCAGCTTACGGAACTGGACAGACCAGGTCGCGTTCTTCAGCCCTGGCAGCCGGGGTGCGTCCGAGACCATAAACAGCCGATTGCAATCCGGTCATGACACCAGGTTTGCATTCCGCGCCCGAGCCAGCTTGCTGCATTACCATCAAAAAGACACCACGCCTCGTGGGTCCAACGCTCCAGCCACACTACTGAAAGCGATGCCTGCTATCTGCCCCGGGACTCGCGGTTGCTCAGGCCGCGCTGCTTACATCTCTGCGGCCAGCCATTCGGCGAATTCCGCACGACTATTCGGAACATTGTCACTCACCCCTTGATCCAGATCCCCACCCTGCCCGGTAATCGTCCAGAATGGCGCAATAATAGTAACCAGCCACGGCCACCTTATCATCCAATATGGTCATAGGACAGGCCACGCAGGTAGATGTATCCCAGTGGTCCAGATATTTTTTTTAACCGATTGACCTTTCATAATCCACTGGCACACACATCTTATCAGGCGAGCAAAGAAAAAGACAGAAAACAAAGGAAGGCAAACAATGGGAATAGAACGAAACCGGTAATTTTACACAATAGGCTCAGTCTTCATCTTTTGGCGCGGCCTACGCCACCTCGCGCATCAACCGGTTGCGGCGTAACGGCTAGCTGAAGGCTTCACCGCCTTCACGGTCGCTTTCGGCGTCCTTGTCACCCTCATCGCCAACAAAGCAATCCACCATCCCCAACTCCTGATGGACCTCATTGTTAGAGCCGTCATGCTCCGCCGCCAGCGGTCTGCCCGCGATCATCGGGAGCCAGCTCCGACTTCGCCCATCTCCGGCGCGCCGGCGAACAGCGGGCCATCCACCAGGCCAAAGCGAACACAGCGCCGGGACGAGACTTCTCAACCCGGCCCTCTGGCTCCTGGAAGATACCTACGCTGCCCTGCTGACTACCGAACGCGACCACACCCTGATGGGCAGCCCGGCCCCAAACTCCGGATCAGCAATAATCACATTGGCGCGGGGGCGCGTAACGGCCGTAAACGCCCGCCTACGGCATCACCGAAGCCCACCTACAGTCCTGCGGACCAAAGTCGCCAAGCGCAAAGAAAGAGCGGGATGATTGATAATAGTTTCAACAAACATAACCCTAACCATCACCCCCAAACAATGTCGCAAAATAAAGATGGCGGCGTTATGCACTTCACTGATGCTGGAACCTTCCACGCATTGGTCTCAGACAGACCGCCAAGCCGTCGGGGGCATCGGTGCCTGCATCGGCGGCGGCTCGTGATAGCCTCGCAGAACGCATGGTCCATTGCCGACCCGCATCTACGCCTTCCGAGGCGACCAAAAAAAGAAGAGGAGACGGGGCGCACTAAATCAGATGGGTAAAGGAGAATGGGCCGGGCTTGTGTGCGCCCTTCCTGTTTTAGTAAAAGAAGAAGGAACCGGCAAAACGCCCACAAATCACACCTTGCCGAGGGCGATGCCACAACCGCGTTTGCCCCGTTCCGCTCTCACCAACGCCTTCCGGCACAGCCGGTATAGCTTTTGCTAAATCTTATTATCATAAGCTACCTGTTGACCATAACAGGGCTTTTTGAGGCCGTTGGGCAGGCTGATCACAATACATGTTGAGCAAGCATGAATCGCATTTTAGCCACAATACACTTAGTAAGGACGTAACCATGACCAGACACCAAGCAAGCATCACAATAATTATTCTTTGCCCACACAGCATTGCTGCTGTGCTGCTGGACGAGCCAGCCAGCCACGCACCGGCCTCCCCCCCCCTGCCCCTGGTGGCGGCTGGGAACGGGGTGGGCGCGGTCGCTGAGCAATTTACCAAAACCGGAGCCGGAGGGCGCCATGATTGACATTGTTGAATTGAAGCGGGCAAACCGAATCGAGGAAGTTATCACGGGGCACGGCTACGCCTTGAAGGGGCGCGGCAAGTATCTGAACGCTGAAAGCCATGATTCATTGGTGGTCAATGTTGAGGATCAGCTCTACTTCTGGAACAGCCAGGGGCACAAGGGCGACGTGATTAACTGGCTGGAGAATACGCAGGGCATGGACTTCAACCAGGCCATCAAGTGGCTGGCGAATCGGGGCGGCATCGCGCTGCATCTGGATGCCGCGGCTGCTGCTGCTTTTTCGGCGGCCAGGAAGCGGGCGGATGTGTTGACGGCCGTGATGGAATTCCTGGAAGGCAAGCTGACGGATGCTGCTGCTACGGCGTATTACGAGCGGCGCGGCTGGTCAGCGGAAACCGTGACGGGCTGCGGCTTTTGGGATGGCGACCGCAAGGGGCTAACCGGCCACTGCCAGATGCACGAATTGGATGTGAATGATCAGATTGTGCAGGCGGTGATGGCTATGCCGGCCGGGATGTGGGTATATGGGCATTGGGCCGCTGGCCGGTGTGAATATGTCAGCGCCCGTAGCGTGGCCGAGAAAAGACATTGGAATCCACCAGTTGACCTGGCTGGTGAGCGGCTGCCTTTGTGGAACCGATTTGCCCAAATGCACAACGCCACCTTTGTGGTATTGGTGGAAGGGCAAGCGGATGCGCTGACACTGGCGCAGTGGAACGCGCCGGCCGTAGCGCTGGCCGGGGCATCAGCCAATGACAAGCTGCTGAAACAATTGGGGCGCTTTGACCGGGTGTATGTGGCGCTGGACAATGACCAGGCCGGTCAGCGCGGCGGCATTGAGTTGGCGCGCCGATTGGGGCCAACGACGCGCATTGTGGCGTGGCCTGGTGGCGATAAGGTGAAGGATGCCAACGACTGGCTGGTAGTGGCCGGGGCCAGCAACAAGATGCTCTATGATGTGCTGGGCAACGCGCCTATCTTTGCCTTGTGGATGTGCCATCGGGCTGCTGCTGCTGCTGGTATCGAGAAGGAAGAGATGGTTAAGGAAGCGGCCGAACTGGTCGCCACCTTGCCGGAATACCACTTCGAGCGGGTAAAGAAGGCGGCAGCCGATGCGCTGCAAATCAGCCTGCGGGAATTTAGCGGCATGGTGAAGGCGCTGCAAAAGACAACAAAGGGGGCCGCGCACAAGATCGAACTGACAAAGGCCAATGGGTTCATTGATGACCATCTTTTTGAGTTGGTTTATGACCCGGACCATGAAGGCGGGCCACGCACAGCGTTTGCCGTGCGCGGGCCGGACGGCCGTCTCAGCATATCGCCCACCCTGGACACGGAAAACTACCGCATCTTTCCGTTCACGCCATTTGAGAGCGTGATCAGCACAGGAACCATTCGGCTGCCTAGCGGCCTGGGGCATTACACATCAGAGATGGAACTGCAAGGGCGAGTGCAGGCGTTTATCCACAAGTATGTAGACCTGCCGCCAGACATCGAAACGCTGGCCAGCTATTACGTCATGCTGACCTGGTTGTTTGATAAGTTCTACGTTTTGCCATACTTACGCGCCAGGGGTGATAGTGACAGCGGTAAGAGCCGTTTCACGGAAGTAGTGGGGGAACTGTGTATGCGGGCGCTCTTCGTGACCGGCTCGACGACGCCATCGCCTGTTTTCCGCACGATGGAGAAGTGGGGCGGCTGCACAGTGACAATGGATGAGGCCGACCTGCCCCACAGCGAAACATCGAGCGACTGGGTTCAGATGCTCAACACCGGCTATAAGCAGGGCTTCGGTATCTTGCGCACCAACATGGCAAATGGCGAAGCCGTCGTCGAAGTGTTCAGCGCCTTCGGGCCGAAGATTCTGAACATGCGTGGGCGGTTTGTGGACGATGCCACCGAATCACGCTGCCTGACCTGGGAAACATCGTCCGGCCGTGGCGTCCGACCGGACATTGAACGGTTCATCCAGGACCGTGAAGGTTACAAAAAAGAGGCCAGGGAGATACGCAACGCGCTGCTGGCGTTCCGGCTGAAACGCTGGCGTGATGTAACCCCTAACTACAACGCCGAGACAATGGCCCAGATGCCTGGCCGCCTGGTAGAAATCACCGTGCCTCTCCTTTCCATCAGCGAAGAAGAGAAATTCAAAGAGAGCATCATGGATTTTGTGGAGAAAATGAACCGCAAGGCAATTACGCAGCGCAGCCTGACGTTGACGGCCAAAGTGCTGCAAGGTCTACTGACGGCGTTTTATTTGCCCGACGAGGCAGCCAAAGATGCGCCGGACGCGCTGCGCCTACAGGTAGCCCACATCACCCGGCAGACAAACCGACTCATTAACCAGGAGAATTCTGAGGCATCGCTGCATGGCGACGATGAAGAAGTGTATGGCAAGGGCAACAAGCAAATGTCGTCCGGCTTTGTGGGTAAGATTTTGAACAACGACCTGAACCTGGAAACGGAGAAAAGCACCATGGGCACACGGCCCATGGTGCTCAAGTGGGACGCGGGGCGCATTGGCGCGCTGATCGTGCGCTATGGCATGGAAGAATTGGTGGCGGAAATGATCCAAAAAAGCACCGAAGCAGAGCAAGCGGCGGCACAGGCAGCCAACGATGAGGCGGCCAAATCTGGGCAGCAAGGGGCGATTACATTTTAGAAAATTTATACCCCCCCCCCCCGTCCTACCCCCCATTTTGCCTTCCACCCTTCCACTTTGGCCTATTTTGGGGCCATTTTCCAGAGGTAGGAAAAGTGGAAGGGTAAATTGGGCTACCCTTCCACTTGCCTTCCGCCATTCCACTTTTGCCCCAAATACCCCCTAAAAAGTGGAAGGGTGGAAGGGAGTGGAAGGCAAGCATTTTTTACCCTTCCACCCTCTCTACCTCTGGTAATTTATATAAAAGTGGAAGGGTGGAAGGCAAAATGGGGGGTAGGACGGGGGGTAATTAAATTTTTGTTTTTTGGGTGACATAATGTTGAGCGAAACAAGCGAAATTAACAGCGTAGAAACCATCAAAATTGGGGGGGAATGCTTCCGTTTATTCACGATCCGGGAACTGTTCTGCTACCGACATCCAACGGCCGGCCACGTCGTTAAAAAGAGCTATGCTGGGCAGTCCATCATGGTGAAGGGGCGGGTGGGCAAAGACCCAAAAGGACGGGCTGAACTCATCGCCGCGCAAAAGCGCAAGATTGAGCGGTACAACACGGAAGCTGTGGCCGTAGGCCGGCCGGCTATTGTGGATTACTGGTGGGAAGCGCCGGGGCCTACGGGGCGCTTCGCTGAAGATGGTACGCCCCTCTAATCCAGATATGGGACTAATTGCCACATTTGTCGCAAAAGCGGCTAAATATGGCGCTTGACGGGTCATGATACACTGTAAGAGTGGTCGAAAAATCGTCCACTTACCAGAGTACGCAAGGTGTTTTTTTAGCAAGAACGGACTATAGATAGTCCAAAGTGGAGAATCGTATGTCACAAGACACGGCCGTTCTCGTCGTCCGGTCACAGTTTCAAGAAATGTTGACCTGGTGTGGTCGCGGATGGCGGCCAGCGCCATCTGGCCGCCGCTGCCCAGAATGCAGCGGGGCCGTGTGGGTCAAGGTGTGGTCCGGCCGGTCGGCGCGTGA
This portion of the Candidatus Leptovillus gracilis genome encodes:
- a CDS encoding toprim domain-containing protein, with translation MIDIVELKRANRIEEVITGHGYALKGRGKYLNAESHDSLVVNVEDQLYFWNSQGHKGDVINWLENTQGMDFNQAIKWLANRGGIALHLDAAAAAAFSAARKRADVLTAVMEFLEGKLTDAAATAYYERRGWSAETVTGCGFWDGDRKGLTGHCQMHELDVNDQIVQAVMAMPAGMWVYGHWAAGRCEYVSARSVAEKRHWNPPVDLAGERLPLWNRFAQMHNATFVVLVEGQADALTLAQWNAPAVALAGASANDKLLKQLGRFDRVYVALDNDQAGQRGGIELARRLGPTTRIVAWPGGDKVKDANDWLVVAGASNKMLYDVLGNAPIFALWMCHRAAAAAGIEKEEMVKEAAELVATLPEYHFERVKKAAADALQISLREFSGMVKALQKTTKGAAHKIELTKANGFIDDHLFELVYDPDHEGGPRTAFAVRGPDGRLSISPTLDTENYRIFPFTPFESVISTGTIRLPSGLGHYTSEMELQGRVQAFIHKYVDLPPDIETLASYYVMLTWLFDKFYVLPYLRARGDSDSGKSRFTEVVGELCMRALFVTGSTTPSPVFRTMEKWGGCTVTMDEADLPHSETSSDWVQMLNTGYKQGFGILRTNMANGEAVVEVFSAFGPKILNMRGRFVDDATESRCLTWETSSGRGVRPDIERFIQDREGYKKEAREIRNALLAFRLKRWRDVTPNYNAETMAQMPGRLVEITVPLLSISEEEKFKESIMDFVEKMNRKAITQRSLTLTAKVLQGLLTAFYLPDEAAKDAPDALRLQVAHITRQTNRLINQENSEASLHGDDEEVYGKGNKQMSSGFVGKILNNDLNLETEKSTMGTRPMVLKWDAGRIGALIVRYGMEELVAEMIQKSTEAEQAAAQAANDEAAKSGQQGAITF